The DNA region TGTCGACGCAGGAGGTCGCCGCCACGGTCGACGACTTCCGGCGCGCCGCGGCGGCCGCCATCGCGGCCGGCGCCGACGGCGTCGAGATCCACGGCGCCAACGGCTACCTGGTGCACCAGTTCCTGTCCGACAGCACCAACCAGCGCACCGACCGCTACGGCGGCTCCCTCGACAACCGCATCCGCTTCGCCGTCGAGGTCGCCGCCGCCGTGGCCGAGGAGATCGGCGCCGACCGCACCGGCCTGCGTATCTCCCCCGGGAACCCGTACAACGACATCGCCGAGTCCGACACCGCCGAGCTGTATCCGGCGCTCATCCGCGCCCTCGGCCCGCTCGGCCTCGCCTACCTCCACATCCTCCACGCGGGCGACGATGAGCTGCTGGGCACCCTGCGCGCGCTGTGGCCGACGAAGCTGATCCTCAACCGGGCCGGCACCGACCTGCCCACCCGCGCCAAGGACATCGACGACGGCACGGCGGACCTCGTCTCCGTCGGCGCCCTCGCGCTGGCCAACCCGGACCTGGTCGAGCGGCTGCGCTCCGACGCGCCGCTGAACACCCCCGACCCGGCGACGTTCTACGGCGGCGGCGAGGCCGGCTACACCGACTACCCCACCCGCACCGCCTGAAGACCCGCGCCATGCCCGCCCCCACACCTCGCACCCCCGCGACGGCCGGCGAGGGGCCGATGAGCTACGCGATCTTCCAGCTCGCCCGCGCTCACCGGGCCCGTGCCGCCGCCATGCTCCGCGAGATGGACCTGCATCCCGGCCAGGAACTGCTGCTGACGCACCTCCTGGACCGGGACGGGCAGACCCAGTCCGAGCTGCTCGACAGCGTCGGCCTGGACCATTCCACCGTCTCCAAGTCGCTGCGCCGCATGCAGGACGCGGGCCTGCTCGTCCGCGAGCCGGCCGCCCACGACCGGCGCGTCATGGTCGCCCACCTCACCGACAAGGGCCGTGCCCTGCGCGAGCCACTGGCAGCGATGTGGCGGACCCTGGAGGCAACCTCCGCGCGGAACCTGTCGGCGCGGGAGGCGGAGTCCTTCATCCGCACCGCCTACGACATCGCCGACGCGATCAACAACGCCGCTCTGCCCCGGGAGGAGTCCGGGTGACTCCCCTCGGCTTGCAGCCCGGTTCCGGTCCGGAGTACGCCTCGTTTCCGGCGTTCCCGCGGAGTGGGCAGTGCTGCGGCGCACTCGCCGCACGAAGGCCCGTGCTGAACGGAGCCAGCTTCCCGACGGCCGGAAATACAAGGCCCGGTGAGCTGAGCCGGCGGATGGGGCGGTCGCCCCGCTCACCCCCGTACGTCAGGAAGAACAGGGACGAGCGGAGCTTCAGCGTCAGCAGCGAGTGCGCTGTCCCGGTGGAAGCAGGACGGAACGCATCCCGGGGAGCAGGGCAACACCCCCCCGCGGAGCCGGCGAGCCGTTCCCCGTCACCGGTCGGCCGCACATCGGGACCGGCCGCATCACCCGAGTCCGGGTCGCCTTCGATGTCGGCAGCCACCGCGGGCCGGCGGTGACCCCCGTCGCGGATCCGCCCGCCGGAGGGCCCGGCCCCGAGAGGCCAGGCCCTCCGGCGCCCACGTCCGGGGCCACCGACGCACCTCCCGCCCGAACCCCCGCCCACTACTGACCTGATGGAAGTGAGACCCCCATGGCCACCACCCGCTCCACCACCCTCCCGGTCCTCGTCGTCGGCGCGACCGGCTCCCTCGGCGGCAAGGTCGTCGACGAACTGCTCAAGCGCGGCAAGAACGTCCGTGCCCTGGTCCGGCCGGCCACCGACGCGAGCAGGCTCGAGGAGCGGGGTGTCGAGATCGCCCGTGGCGACATGCTCGACCTCGACTCGCTCGTCACCGCCATGAACGGCGCCGATGCCGTCATCACCACCGCCGCCGGCTACACCCGCGGCGGCAAGAACGCCCACGCCATCGACACCGTCGGCAACGCCAACCTCGCCGAGGCCGCCCACCGCGCCGGCATCCGACGGTTCGTCCTGACCAGCATCCTCACCAGCGACCAGACGCCCCAAGTCCCGCACTTCTGGCACAAGAAGACCGCCGAGGACAAGCTCGAACAGCTCGGCGTCCCGTTCGTCGCACTGCGCCCGGGGGCCTTCCTCGACCAGGTCGCCACCATGGCGGGCAACCCGATCGACAAGGGCCGCCTGATCTGGATGGCCAAGGCCACCGTCCCGCTGACCTTCGTCCACACCTCCGACCTCGCGGCCTACCTGGCGGCCGCGGTCGACGCCCAGGCCGCCAACGGTGAGCGCATCGACATCGGCTGGGACCGCCCGGTCAGCATGCGCGAGGTGGCCCACCTGATGGGCCGCCGGGCCGGAAAGAAGATCAAGGTGTGGGCCGTCCCCTCCATCGTCGTCCGCGCCGCAGGAGCCGTCGTGGGCCGCTTCAACCCGGTGGTCAAGGACATGGCCGCGATGTTCGGCTGGTTCGACACCGGACGCTACGTCGCCGACCCCCGCCGCCAGGAGCAGCTGTTCGGCCCCGCCCCCACCGCCGAGGACGCCCTCGCCCGCTACACCGACCAGCTGGCCACCGCACAGCACCGGTGATGGCTCCCGGCGCACAGCAGTCAGGCTCCCGTGTCCTCCGCTCCGACGTCCGACGACGACCAGTGATCCACCATCCGCCGACACGGTGAACCCCAGGCCGGCCCGGCTTCACCGGATGCGCTTCGCCGGCTCGGTGGCGCTGTCGGCGCGGTGGCGGGGGACCGAGGCCTCGCGCAGGGTCGGGTGGCGGCCGGGCGGGGGGCGGAGAGTGAAGTGGTCGAGGGAGAGGACATAGGCGGTGGCGTCGTCGAGAACGGTCGGCTCGACGACCCGGAACGTCAACGTGTGCTCCCCGCCCGCGAGTTCCACCGTACCGAGATCCAGGACGGACAGGTCGCCCCAAGTCGGCGGCGACTCGTACCAGTGTGGCTGCGAGCGCGCGAGGTCGATGAAGGGGCCCTCGTCGACGGCCAGTTGGAGGTACGAGCCGTTAGCCTCGTTGTGCGGTGTCTCGACGGGGGCGGTCGCCACAGCGGTCAACGCGTACACGCGCGTGTGCGAGGCGCGGACGCGGTTCGTCGCGTACCAGCCGCTGTCCGACGGTGGCCGTTCGGCCGTCAGCAGGGCCAGGTGACGGCCGCCGGAGGCGCGGCGGTCGCGGGCCACCGGAATGTTCGTACGCGCCGGGGACTCGCCCGGCACCGTGATCGTCGGTGGGGCCGCCCGGGCCGTCTGTGCGGCCTGCGCCGTCGGAACGCCCGCAGCGGCCGTCACCACCGCACCGAGCCCAGCCGCCATCGCCGTACGCCTGTCGAGGTCCATGGTTCCAGCAGACAGGGACGGCGGGCGGGGAGTCGTCGTACGCGAGGGCGGTTCGTCCCGGAGGAGGGCTGGGGGAGGGCCCTTAGGGGGCGGCCGACGGCGATCAGGGACAGCGACGATGAGCAGGCGCCGGTGGTGGCGCGGTGGGCGGCGACGAGCGTGTTGATGCCGGTGCAGTCCGTGAAGGTGACGCCGCCGAGGTGCCGCGACCTCCGGCGTGAGGTGGGGCCGCGTGCCGCTGTCGCCGTCCACAAGGCGAGGCAGGATGGCCGTCGAGGAGTTCGCCGCACCCCTCGCGCCGCACCGCGGCCGGCTCCCTCCGTGCGCTGTACCGGCGATGCTTGTCCGGCCGACTCGGCGAGGGCTGTGACACCCGGCCCTGCCGAGTCGGCCTGGACTCGTCCACTACTGGCGGTGACGTGGCGTGCCCTGTCGTGGTGGGAGAGTCAAGGTGATCTGCCGGACGAGTTGCTGAAAGCACGCGAGGGACGCGAGGGCCGGTAGCGCGGCTCCGGCAATGCCGGTGAAGGTCCTGTCGGCCTGGGCCACGCACAGCATCATCGCGACGGAGGAGAACAACAGAACGATGAACCACGAGTGCACGGCTCGGCGTTGATGCAGGGCGGTTCGGAGGATGGAGAGAGAGGCCACCATCCAGGGGCCGTACACGAGAAGGGGCCACGAGTGAGCCATTCCGGCTCCCGTGCCGGACGTGATGTTCTGCAGAGGCCTGTAGGCCACTATGCCGCCGAAGACACTGACCATCGCCACGATGGCGGCGACGAGTGCGACGATCACAAAGCTGCCGGTCCGCAGCCATCCGAGCCGGACTGTGCGGACCGGCATCTTCCGATGCCCGGCAGAAGAGCGCCGGATGGGCGGCAGTTGGGCGGTGATCTGCGCCAGGTTCTCCACCGGGTCGGTGAAGCCGACGTTGTCGGACGGCGTTTCGCTGCGAGGTGGCGGCACCATGGCCGCCGGCTCCGCCGGAACCGCCTCCTGCAGGAGGTAGGCAAGTTCCTCGGCCGGGTCCCAGCCCGGGTCGAGTGGGGTCAGGGGGACCCCCAAGTGCACGGCGTCGCCAGGGCCGCCGTGCCAGCCGGTGCCCGGCCCGTCGGCGTATGTGTCGGAATACCACTCGCGTCGTCGTGCGAAGGAATGATCCACATAGTCGTTGTTCATAGGAATGCGTCCCCGTCACACGCCGTCGGGGCGACAGCCTGAGCTTCCTTGGCCGTTCCACCGTGAATTGAGTTCCTCCTGGAGTTCCTCCAGCAGTACGAGGAACTCGCGAAGCAGTGGCTCGGTTACCTGCCGTTCTGCCCACGCACCGTCACCGGTCCTGGCGTCCTGTGCCGCAAGCGCCGAGTATGCCACGCCGGGCGTGTGAGCCCATTTCCCCACTGTCACATCGCGGACCGCAGGCAGATTATCTGTCCTCGCGTCGCGTTGAGGCAAGCGAAGGGACCTTGCTTTCGTCATGTCCCGCTAACGCCACTCACATTCCTTCGGATACGCGGCAAAAGAGTGACCCTGGCGTAGATCAAGTATCAGGAGAGCGTTTCTTCATTAGAGTTCTATGGCGGTGCGTTATAAGCAGAACTGGTTGTCTTCCTCGAAAGCTGCTGGGCAGGAAATAGGATGCGCTGCCGGTTTCGAGTGCGTGTACGGGCGGCGGTCAGGTCGTGGGTGCGGCCCGGCCGTGCAGGGGAGAGCCACGCAGTCACCGGCACCAGGCGTGGGAAACCGCACGGAGAACGCTCCTTGGGGACCGAACTCGAAGGGGCCGCCCAGGGCGTCACCCACCGCTGATCCGACGACCGCGCCGGCGGCCCGCTGAATCCGCTTCATTCGCGCAGCTCAACCGTGCCGCTCCGACGGCCGCGCGGCCCCGTTCCTCCTTCGGCTCCCTGAACCGTCGGCGGCGAACGCGTCTCGTTCGCGGAGGTGCGCCGCCTGGACCATCCTGGGTCCGAGTCACCCGTACAGGTCACACAACGCCGCCCGACGCCGCCGCATGCGGCAACTGCCCGCTCCAGGACGCGATCTGACGAACGACGCGAAAGGCGGGCCGCTGGACGGGCTGCCGCGGGCCATCGAGGGCTGGCGGCCGGAGGACGTCGACGACGGTGTTGTCCCGTCCGCCGAGCTGTCGCGGTGGCCGCTCGTCGCACGACCCCTGCCGCGGTGAGCCGCGTACGCCTGGCCCGCTGCGATGTGCCGCTTCTCCTACTCGGGCGACAGCCCCTGACCACGGCAGTGCGCTCGCCGCGCGGGTCGGCCACGGGCACTCTGGGAAGGTGAGCAGCGCGCCGATCGTCGTACATCCGCCCTCCAGCACGGTCGGCCGGAGGGTCTCCGTCCACTCCCAGGGCCGGGACGAGATTCTCGGCACCGCCTACAGCGATCACGATCTCGTGGTGTTCCTCGAAGGCGCGGGCATCCAGGATCCCGACGGCATCCTGGACGACGACCGGTGGATCGAGTGGCGCGGCGGCCGCGCACACCAGTGGAGCGCTGCCTGAGCCGTCTGCCATTGCCCTACGGTTGCGTGCCAGGCGTGGCCGGCCTGGTGTACGCACCCCGACCATGAGCCCGACCAGCATCGGTCCGCGCGACGGGCTCGGCATGGCCGCTGGTCAGCGTGTCGGGGCGGGTGAGACCGAGGGCACCGCCGGGGGAGTGCGGGCGGCTTCGAGGACGTCGGGCAGGGGCAGGTCAAGGGCGTTGGCGAGTTCGGCCAGTTCCGCCTGGGTGGGGTGGACGGGGCCGTGGGCGCCGTCCTGGGCGAAGACGCGGATGCGGGGGGCGCGGATACCGGTCCGGGCGGCGAGGGCCTGCGCGTTCAGGTGACGGCGGCGCATGCCCTGCCGCAGCAACTGCGAGAGATCAGCCATCCACTCCTTCTGCCCGGCCCTGACCCGCTCATTCGCCTACGGCGCCGACAGGCAGGAGGCGTTCGTCGGTGGCCGGCTCCTGCGGTCGGCCCTTCCGCTCTCCGCTGCCTCGGGCCCGGCGGTCCAGGCTGCCGCATCTACTCCGGCAACATGCTGCCCCGTACGGGGTTTCGCGTCACTGGTCCTGGGCGGGAGGAGGAGTGCGTAGCGCGATCATGGCGACGTCGTCGTCGTTGTCGCTCGGGCGGACCTGGTTCAGCAGGGAGTCGCAGAAGGAGTCCAGGGGCCGGTGGGCGAGGGAGGCCGCGTGCCGGCGCAGTCGGTCCAGTCCATCGTCGATGGAGCGGTGGGGGGATTCGACCAGCCCGTCGGTGTAGAGCAGCAGCGTGGCCCGGGGCGGCAGGACCGTGACGGCGTCGGGGCGAGATCTGGTGACTCCGGTGCCGAGCAGCATGCCGTGCGCTTCGTCGAGGTAGCTGGCCTGACCGTCGTGGGTGACCAGCAGCGGTGGCGGGTGGCCGGCGTTCGTCCAGTGCAGGCGCCACAGGGTGTCCTCGCCCCGTGTGAGCCTGGCGAGGATCATGGTCGCCATGGGGACCTCGGCTATGTGCATCACCGCCTCGTCCAGGCGGGTGACGACGGCACTGGGGGCGGCGTCGGGGTGGGACCAGGCGAAGGCCCGCAGCATGTTGCGGACCTGCGCCATACCGGCTGCGGCGTCGAGATCGTGCCCGACGACATCGCCGATGGCCAGTGCGTGGGCATGGGCCTCCAGAGCGAAGGCGTCGTACCAGTCGCCGCCCACGGAGGAGGCGTCCGGAGCGGGCACGTACCGCGCGGTCATCTCCAGCCCGGGCAGGACCGGGAGCTGGGGCAGCAGGTGACGTTGCATCGTCTCAGCGACTTTGCGCTGGCGCTGGTACAGGCGCGCATTGTCCAGTGCCAGGCCCGCCCGGCGGGTGAGGTCCTCCAGCAGCGGCAGGTCGGAAGGGGTGTAGGCGTCATGCCGCCGCGCGCGGCCCAGGGTCAGGGCGCCGAGTACGTCGCGCAGCCCGCGAATGGGGGCGATGACAGCGGAGTGCATGCCCGTCTCGGTGAACAAGCGCTGCTGCTCGACAGCGATGCCCGAATCGGGCGGGCCCTGGTAGGTGGCGGGACCGGCGAGAGAGGAGGCCGCGCCGCGCAGGGCCCGGGACAGGGGCATCGGCGACTCTGCCGGCACGGGAGGCATCGGGCCTTGCAGGTCGTCACGCTCGACGAGAATGCCGTCCTTGTGTTCCACCACCAGGACGCGTCGTACTTCGTCGCGTTCGGTGAGGAGGTCGAACACTGCCCAGTCCGCCAGCCGTGGCACGGTCAGGGCCGCCAGTCGGTGCAGTGCCTCGTCCACGTCCAGAGTGGAGGTGAGCTGTGTGGTCGTCTCCGCCAGCAGGGCCAGGCGGTCCAGTTCCGTCAGCGGTGCGGAGTGCCACTCGTCGCTGTGGCGCACGTCCCCCTGCTTCGGCTCGTACAGCATCACCAGCGCCCCTGTCACACCCGGGCCGGGTGTACAGGGCGTGACCAGCCAGGACAGCTGGACAAAAGTGCCGTCCCCGTGGGCGAACCACTCGGCGTCGCCCCGCATGGTCTCCCTCATGAGGAGGGCCTTCCTGAGCTGGCATCGAGTGCGCGGCATCGAGTGCCCGTGCTTGTCCCGGTGCAGCAGGTCGTGGAAGTCCTGACCGACGAGTTCCGGGGCATCCCGGCCCAGCAGGCTCTGGGCTGCGCTGTTGACCGCGACGATGAGGCCGTCGTCATCGAGCACGATGGCGGACGCCAGCAGGATCTCCAGCGCTTCATCGAGCAGGGCGCCGGACCGGGCCTGATGCCTCGACGCGGCAACACCATCCCTGCCGCGAGCGGCGTCGTCCATGTCCCTCCTCCGTTCAGACCCGAATCCAACCACCTACCCAAACTGGACCACTGCATCCGTGCCGGATGCACCCACGACTGGCAGCACGCACGCTGAGCTGCTGGATCCTGCTCGGCCTCGCCCTGACGCTGATCGCCGACCGGCGCCGGCCCCCGCCGAGCCGCGGCCCCCGCCGAGCCGCCGCAGAACAGCCGGCCGCCCAAGCCCGACTGGTCTGACGAGAGGGAAGCAGAGGCGGCGCCGCCGTGCGCCGCCGCGAGCTTCCCGTGCCCCTTCGCTGCACCGGACCGGCAGCTCGACCGTGGTCACCCGACCGCGCGCGTGTGTGTCCGTGCCTGCTGTTCCGCCTCCGGGCGAAGGATCCGCACGCAGGGCACACGTATGGCTCCACCAGGGCATACGTAGGGTTCCACGGGCGGGAGCCCGACGATGATCAGGCGTTGGTTCCTGCTTGCGCCGACAGCCTCCTCGCCGTCAGCGGCACATCGCTCCGGGGCACCGGGCGCCTTCGTACTACAGCGGCATCCGTCTGGCGCAGGCCGAACGGGCAGCCCTCGGCCCGCCGGCTGCCACCCGTGTCTGGTGACCGCACGGGGCCTGGCCGTCACCCGGGCAGTCCGGCCTCGCCGTTGCCCCGGCCCGACAGCGGGTCTCGTTCCCTGTCCGGGAACGAACGGCCCAGCGCCAGCCGTGCCACACGGGGCCAGTCGGCCACCGCACCGCCCGCCCGGCGTGCACCGGGGCGGCGGCGCGGGACGCGGACCCTGAGTGCCCCGGGGGCGCTGCGGCACACGACGGGTGACGGCAGAACCACGTGTTCGCCGTCGATGCCGACCGGGAGGCTGTCCGCGCCGGCTTCGACGACGACCACCCCGGCGGTCAGCCGGATGAGTCCCCCGGAGCGCGGACCGCGCACGATGCGCGCTGCCTGAGCGGTGTCGCCGATCCGCACGCACACCACGCCGAGGAACCCCGAGTCCAGCCGCTCCCGGCGCCCCGGACGGGCGGCGTCGACGGCACGTCCGTAGGGGTTGTTGCTGACGAGAAGCGCCTGAAGCCGGTCGACGTGCGCTGCGTCGGCCCGCATGCGCAGCCTGGGCGCGCCCTCGCCGGTGAGGAGGCCGGGGAGGGTGCGCAGGGTCGTGCGGGTTTTCGCGTCCCGGTACGCGGGGTCGGTGACGACGGACGCGTAGGTGCCGAACGAGGCGTTGTTGACGAAGACCCGGTCCGCGGCGTACCCGAGGTCGACGCGGAGTTCGACCCCGTGGGTCAGGGCTTCCAGCGCGGACGCCGGATCGTCACGGTCGAGGCCGAGATCGAGGGCGAAGTGGTTGCGGGTACCGGCGGGAATCACCACGAAGGGGAGGTTGTGGCGGGCCGCGACCTCGGCCACCAGCGCCTGGGTGCCGTCGCCGCCCGCCACCGCCAGCAGATCGGCTCCCTCGGCGACGGCCTGCCGGGCCAGTTCGGTGATGTCCTGATGCCGGCCCACGTCGAGCAGGGTCACCCGGCAGCCCACGGCCCGGGCCTTTTCCGCCAGGTCGAAACGATCCACCTTGCCGCCGCCGGAGCGCGGATTCATGAGGACCCAGGGCGTGCGGGGCATCTCGGTGACAGCCTGTCCGGACTGCGCGGGGTCGGTGTGCCCGGGGCTCAGGGCCGTTCGTGCCGCCGTGACGGCCAGCAGCCACAGGCCCAGGGACAGCAAGGCCGGCCCCAGCATGCCGAACGTGGCGTAGAGGGCGAGGACAGCGATCGGCGCGGTCACCGACAGGGCCGCTCCGAGGGCCCGCAGCGTACCGGTGTGCGCGAGGGTCCACCACGCCCCGACGGCGGTGAGCGCCAGTCCGGCGATGCCGGCCAGCGCCCACAGCACGCTCCGCAGGCCGGCGGCGACGAGGGGCACCAGGATGCTGCCCAGCAGGGCGAGCACGGCGAGGCGAGCCCGTGCGGCGCTGCCCTCGCGTACGGCTGCGGTGCCCGCACGGGCCGGTCCTCTCGCCGCGTGCCGGCCGCCGCCGTGTGGTGCCACCTGTCGGCCCTTTCTTCCGCCTCACACCCTGTGCGAAGGACGCTCCTCGGACCGCGAACCCTTCTCGGACCGCGATCCCTCCTCGGACAGATCGAAGAGGTTGTCGCGCGGTACCACGCACAGGGCCCAGATGACGAAGCCCGAGATCGTGATCATCACCACGGACCAGACGGGGTGGTACGGCAGCGAGAGGAAGTTGGCGAGGATGACGAGTCCGGCGATGACCACGCCGGCGACGCGCGCCCACATGGCGGTCTGGAGCAGCCCGATACTGATGATCACGGCGACCGCGCCCAGGGTGAGGTGCAACCAGCCCCAGCCGGTCAGGTCCCACTCGAACACGTAGTTGCGCGTCGTGACGAAGATGTCGTCCTCGGCGATGGCCATGATGCCCCGGAAGATGTTGAGCAGGCCGACGAGGAAGAGCATCACGGCCGCGAAGGCCGTCAGACCGGTTGCCCATGTCCGCTTCGCCGTGTGTGCCGGCCGGGTGTGTGTCGCGGTCATAGTGCGCCTCGATTCATGGTGTGCGGATGCTCAGCGACTGGGGGTGCGGCTGGTGGAGCCGGCGTGCTGCGCCGGGCCGTGGCCGGTCAGGACCAGTTCCTTGGCCCTGCGGAACTCGTCGTCCGTGATGTCGCCGCGGGCGCGGATCTCGGACAGCTTGTCGAGCTCGTCGATGCTGCTGGGGCGGCTCGTGGTGCCCGCGGCTTCCCTGACGCGGGCGTCGAAGGCCTCCTGCTGTGCCCGTGCCTGCGCTATCTCCCGGCGGCCCATGTTCTTGCCGCGGGCGATCACGTAGACGAAGACGCCCAGGAAGGGCAGCACGATGGTGAGCACCAGCCAGCCGGCCTTCGCCCACCCGCTCATCGCGTCGTCGCGGAGGATGTCGACGATGACGCGGAAGAGCAGCACGAACCACATGATCCAGAGGAAGAACAGGAGCATGCTCCAGAAGACGCTCAGCAGGGGATAGTCGTACGCCAGGTAGGTCTGTGCGCTCATGTCTCTTCTCCGTCCCGGGCGCTCGCGCGGCCCGCCGTCGCGTGTCGTCTTCAGGGTGGGTATGTCGAGGGCGGGGTGCCTCACCCGACGCGGGTGAGCTGTGGAGGCCCGGCATCGGACGGACGC from Streptomyces sp. ALI-76-A includes:
- a CDS encoding SpoIIE family protein phosphatase — encoded protein: MDDAARGRDGVAASRHQARSGALLDEALEILLASAIVLDDDGLIVAVNSAAQSLLGRDAPELVGQDFHDLLHRDKHGHSMPRTRCQLRKALLMRETMRGDAEWFAHGDGTFVQLSWLVTPCTPGPGVTGALVMLYEPKQGDVRHSDEWHSAPLTELDRLALLAETTTQLTSTLDVDEALHRLAALTVPRLADWAVFDLLTERDEVRRVLVVEHKDGILVERDDLQGPMPPVPAESPMPLSRALRGAASSLAGPATYQGPPDSGIAVEQQRLFTETGMHSAVIAPIRGLRDVLGALTLGRARRHDAYTPSDLPLLEDLTRRAGLALDNARLYQRQRKVAETMQRHLLPQLPVLPGLEMTARYVPAPDASSVGGDWYDAFALEAHAHALAIGDVVGHDLDAAAGMAQVRNMLRAFAWSHPDAAPSAVVTRLDEAVMHIAEVPMATMILARLTRGEDTLWRLHWTNAGHPPPLLVTHDGQASYLDEAHGMLLGTGVTRSRPDAVTVLPPRATLLLYTDGLVESPHRSIDDGLDRLRRHAASLAHRPLDSFCDSLLNQVRPSDNDDDVAMIALRTPPPAQDQ
- a CDS encoding diacylglycerol kinase family protein — translated: MLALLGSILVPLVAAGLRSVLWALAGIAGLALTAVGAWWTLAHTGTLRALGAALSVTAPIAVLALYATFGMLGPALLSLGLWLLAVTAARTALSPGHTDPAQSGQAVTEMPRTPWVLMNPRSGGGKVDRFDLAEKARAVGCRVTLLDVGRHQDITELARQAVAEGADLLAVAGGDGTQALVAEVAARHNLPFVVIPAGTRNHFALDLGLDRDDPASALEALTHGVELRVDLGYAADRVFVNNASFGTYASVVTDPAYRDAKTRTTLRTLPGLLTGEGAPRLRMRADAAHVDRLQALLVSNNPYGRAVDAARPGRRERLDSGFLGVVCVRIGDTAQAARIVRGPRSGGLIRLTAGVVVVEAGADSLPVGIDGEHVVLPSPVVCRSAPGALRVRVPRRRPGARRAGGAVADWPRVARLALGRSFPDRERDPLSGRGNGEAGLPG
- a CDS encoding DUF2637 domain-containing protein, which gives rise to MNNDYVDHSFARRREWYSDTYADGPGTGWHGGPGDAVHLGVPLTPLDPGWDPAEELAYLLQEAVPAEPAAMVPPPRSETPSDNVGFTDPVENLAQITAQLPPIRRSSAGHRKMPVRTVRLGWLRTGSFVIVALVAAIVAMVSVFGGIVAYRPLQNITSGTGAGMAHSWPLLVYGPWMVASLSILRTALHQRRAVHSWFIVLLFSSVAMMLCVAQADRTFTGIAGAALPALASLACFQQLVRQITLTLPPRQGTPRHRQ
- a CDS encoding ADP-ribosylglycohydrolase family protein gives rise to the protein MKRIQRAAGAVVGSAVGDALGGPFEFGPQGAFSVRFPTPGAGDCVALPCTAGPHPRPDRRPYTHSKPAAHPISCPAAFEEDNQFCL
- a CDS encoding SHOCT domain-containing protein, producing MSAQTYLAYDYPLLSVFWSMLLFFLWIMWFVLLFRVIVDILRDDAMSGWAKAGWLVLTIVLPFLGVFVYVIARGKNMGRREIAQARAQQEAFDARVREAAGTTSRPSSIDELDKLSEIRARGDITDDEFRRAKELVLTGHGPAQHAGSTSRTPSR
- a CDS encoding MarR family winged helix-turn-helix transcriptional regulator, producing the protein MPAPTPRTPATAGEGPMSYAIFQLARAHRARAAAMLREMDLHPGQELLLTHLLDRDGQTQSELLDSVGLDHSTVSKSLRRMQDAGLLVREPAAHDRRVMVAHLTDKGRALREPLAAMWRTLEATSARNLSAREAESFIRTAYDIADAINNAALPREESG
- a CDS encoding SDR family oxidoreductase; this translates as MATTRSTTLPVLVVGATGSLGGKVVDELLKRGKNVRALVRPATDASRLEERGVEIARGDMLDLDSLVTAMNGADAVITTAAGYTRGGKNAHAIDTVGNANLAEAAHRAGIRRFVLTSILTSDQTPQVPHFWHKKTAEDKLEQLGVPFVALRPGAFLDQVATMAGNPIDKGRLIWMAKATVPLTFVHTSDLAAYLAAAVDAQAANGERIDIGWDRPVSMREVAHLMGRRAGKKIKVWAVPSIVVRAAGAVVGRFNPVVKDMAAMFGWFDTGRYVADPRRQEQLFGPAPTAEDALARYTDQLATAQHR
- a CDS encoding XRE family transcriptional regulator codes for the protein MADLSQLLRQGMRRRHLNAQALAARTGIRAPRIRVFAQDGAHGPVHPTQAELAELANALDLPLPDVLEAARTPPAVPSVSPAPTR
- a CDS encoding alkene reductase is translated as MLNSLWTPTTVGALSLPHRLVMAPMTRDRSTPEGVPTELNAEYYSQRASHALIITEGTQPNADGQGYLLTPGIYSEEHIAGWRKVTDAVHAADGRIVIQLMHTGRIAHPDNTPHGRLPVGPSAIQPEGTMFTASGPQEMPIPRALSTQEVAATVDDFRRAAAAAIAAGADGVEIHGANGYLVHQFLSDSTNQRTDRYGGSLDNRIRFAVEVAAAVAEEIGADRTGLRISPGNPYNDIAESDTAELYPALIRALGPLGLAYLHILHAGDDELLGTLRALWPTKLILNRAGTDLPTRAKDIDDGTADLVSVGALALANPDLVERLRSDAPLNTPDPATFYGGGEAGYTDYPTRTA